A region of [Bacteroides] pectinophilus DNA encodes the following proteins:
- the mscL gene encoding large conductance mechanosensitive channel protein MscL: MKKFLNEFKAFALRGNVMDMAVGVIIGAAFQAIVTSLTNDVISPFIGLFGKTDFSSMVLTIRGVDIRYGAFITSVINFIIMAFIIFMLVKVLNKLSSLGHKDAPAAPDTKECPYCCSKISVKAVRCPNCTSQLS, encoded by the coding sequence ATGAAAAAATTTTTAAACGAGTTCAAGGCATTTGCATTGCGCGGCAATGTAATGGACATGGCAGTCGGTGTTATCATCGGTGCAGCTTTTCAGGCTATTGTTACATCTCTTACCAACGATGTAATCTCGCCATTCATCGGATTGTTCGGCAAGACTGACTTCAGCAGCATGGTGCTCACAATCCGTGGTGTTGACATCAGATATGGTGCTTTCATAACATCAGTTATTAACTTTATCATTATGGCTTTCATAATATTCATGCTTGTTAAGGTTCTTAACAAGCTAAGCAGCCTCGGCCACAAAGATGCTCCGGCAGCACCAGACACTAAGGAATGCCCTTACTGCTGCAGCAAGATATCAGTCAAGGCCGTAAGATGCCCTAACTGCACTTCCCAGCTTTCTTAA
- a CDS encoding phosphatase: MRLTIDTHMHTIASGHAYNTIDEMTRSAADKGFTHIAITEHTPKMPGSCAEMYFHNLQSLRHEKMGVYRLFGAELNIMDFKGSVDLPERVYKELDITIASFHTPCIKSGTREQNTAALISVIKNPWINIVGHPDDGRYPVDMEAVVKAAKENNTLLELNNASLKPAGPRPGTWENDRKMLELCKRYKAHITISSDAHIEEDIGNFQYALQLIEEMDFPESLIAGTDYDKLVGFLNIGKSGNNE; this comes from the coding sequence ATGCGATTAACGATTGATACACATATGCATACAATTGCAAGCGGACATGCTTATAATACGATTGATGAGATGACACGTTCTGCTGCTGACAAGGGATTTACACATATTGCGATAACGGAGCATACGCCAAAGATGCCCGGCTCATGCGCTGAGATGTATTTTCATAATCTTCAGTCACTCCGCCATGAGAAGATGGGAGTGTACAGACTGTTCGGAGCGGAACTTAATATAATGGATTTTAAGGGCAGTGTGGATCTACCTGAACGTGTGTATAAAGAGCTTGATATTACAATAGCAAGTTTCCATACGCCGTGCATTAAGTCGGGAACAAGGGAACAGAATACAGCGGCTCTGATATCAGTTATAAAGAATCCGTGGATTAATATAGTAGGTCATCCGGATGACGGAAGGTATCCGGTTGATATGGAAGCGGTTGTTAAGGCTGCAAAGGAGAACAATACACTGCTTGAGCTTAATAATGCATCACTTAAGCCTGCCGGGCCAAGACCGGGAACCTGGGAGAATGACCGGAAGATGCTTGAACTGTGTAAGAGGTATAAGGCGCACATAACTATATCAAGTGATGCGCACATTGAGGAGGATATTGGTAATTTCCAGTATGCACTTCAGCTGATTGAAGAGATGGATTTCCCGGAGAGCCTTATAGCCGGAACGGATTATGATAAGCTTGTGGGATTCCTTAATATAGGGAAGAGTGGGAACAATGAATAA
- a CDS encoding YerC/YecD family TrpR-related protein: MNKKLDTDEVKNLYKAVVSLKSEEECMAFFEDLCTINEILSLSQRFEVAGLLREHWTYLDIAQKTGASTATISRVNRALNYGTDGYDTVLNRLKAEERE, encoded by the coding sequence ATGAATAAAAAGCTTGATACTGACGAAGTTAAGAACCTGTACAAAGCTGTTGTATCTTTGAAAAGTGAAGAAGAATGCATGGCATTTTTTGAGGATTTGTGTACTATTAATGAGATATTATCATTGTCGCAGAGATTTGAAGTTGCCGGACTTCTAAGAGAGCATTGGACATATCTTGACATTGCCCAGAAGACAGGAGCATCAACAGCGACAATAAGCCGTGTGAACAGAGCTCTCAACTATGGAACGGACGGCTATGACACTGTGCTTAACAGACTTAAGGCAGAAGAACGGGAATAA
- a CDS encoding DUF1836 domain-containing protein — MAAEKHNNKDSQTTNTSAGRTPAGSKDISFDSKAFVGALLRKLTQLSYIKPGEVPNIDLYMDQVTTFMDEHLSDIKRYEDDKTLTKTMINNYTKNKLLPPPVKKKYSSDHLYIMAFIYYFKQMLSIGDIQKLLTPMTEDFFGDNDVISLEKIYKEVYQLEKDQVSNVSKDIFFQHRKASASFENIEDEHEREYLQKFAFISMLIFDIYMKKNIIDEMDTDKNK, encoded by the coding sequence ATGGCTGCTGAAAAGCATAATAATAAGGATAGCCAGACAACCAATACATCTGCCGGACGTACGCCTGCAGGTTCCAAAGACATATCTTTCGACAGCAAGGCTTTTGTAGGTGCGCTTCTTCGCAAACTTACACAGCTATCATACATCAAACCCGGTGAAGTTCCGAACATAGATCTCTATATGGATCAGGTAACAACATTTATGGACGAGCACCTGAGCGATATCAAGCGCTACGAAGACGATAAGACTCTCACCAAGACAATGATCAACAATTACACGAAGAATAAGCTTCTTCCCCCACCGGTCAAGAAGAAATATTCTTCCGACCATCTCTATATCATGGCATTCATCTATTACTTTAAGCAGATGCTTTCCATCGGAGACATACAGAAGCTGCTTACTCCGATGACAGAAGATTTCTTTGGAGATAATGATGTTATTTCACTTGAGAAGATATATAAGGAGGTATATCAGCTTGAAAAGGACCAGGTTTCCAATGTATCTAAAGATATTTTCTTCCAGCATAGGAAGGCTTCTGCCTCATTTGAGAACATAGAGGATGAACATGAGCGTGAATATCTGCAGAAGTTTGCATTTATATCAATGCTTATATTTGACATTTACATGAAGAAAAATATCATCGATGAGATGGATACTGACAAGAATAAGTAA
- a CDS encoding PspA/IM30 family protein produces MGILTRFKDIMEANINALLDKAEDPEKMVDQYLRNLESDLGKVKAETAAVMADEAKAKRELDSCKQEVDKYQAYAEKALKAGNESDARAFLEKKQSVARKLETLQQNYDLATANATKMREMHDKLVKDINSLKERRDEIKAKANQAKAMQEHNKIRNNVSDTSSAMAGLDRMDEKVNRMLDEANAMTELNQSQADSDIDNLAAKYDSEEAAAETSNAVDDELAALKAQMGL; encoded by the coding sequence ATGGGAATATTAACAAGATTTAAGGACATTATGGAAGCTAATATCAATGCACTTCTTGACAAGGCAGAGGATCCGGAGAAGATGGTAGACCAGTATCTTCGTAATCTGGAGAGTGACCTTGGCAAGGTTAAGGCTGAGACAGCAGCAGTTATGGCAGATGAAGCTAAGGCTAAGAGAGAGCTCGATAGCTGTAAGCAGGAGGTTGATAAGTATCAGGCATATGCAGAGAAGGCGCTTAAGGCAGGCAATGAGAGCGATGCCAGAGCATTTCTTGAGAAGAAGCAGTCAGTTGCCAGAAAGCTTGAGACTCTTCAGCAGAACTATGACCTTGCGACAGCTAATGCAACAAAGATGAGAGAGATGCATGATAAGCTTGTTAAGGATATCAACTCACTTAAGGAGAGAAGAGACGAGATTAAGGCTAAGGCAAATCAGGCTAAGGCCATGCAGGAGCATAATAAGATACGCAATAATGTGTCAGATACATCAAGTGCAATGGCAGGATTAGACCGTATGGATGAGAAGGTCAACAGAATGCTTGATGAAGCCAATGCAATGACAGAACTTAACCAGTCACAGGCTGACAGTGATATTGATAATCTTGCAGCTAAGTATGATTCAGAAGAGGCAGCTGCGGAGACATCCAATGCTGTGGATGATGAACTTGCGGCACTTAAGGCCCAGATGGGACTTTAA
- a CDS encoding SPFH domain-containing protein: MGLFGNQLANVVEWEEYRDDVIFWKWTNKEIKKGSRLVIRPGQDAIFMYNGKVEGIFTDEGSFDIESDIIPFLSTLKGFKFGFNSGMRAEVLFVNTKEFTVKWGTKNPVMLASPTLPGGLPVRAHGTFSFKVSDYMCLIDTIAGVKKQFTVEDVRERVSSSLDTLLMTWLSKAGSSVIELQQKSIEICDGIKGDLDMELFKIGISITNFTMAPLSYTEEVARMTDKAAAQSMVGDMNKYSQIAVADSLGNARGSNAGVDMAGMQIGMMMGQQMANSMAAGMNMQNNSGVSGQMGTPSAGPKFCPQCGAPVSGAKFCPECGTKLQ, encoded by the coding sequence ATGGGATTGTTTGGCAACCAGCTGGCCAATGTGGTCGAATGGGAAGAATACAGGGATGATGTAATCTTCTGGAAATGGACTAACAAGGAGATTAAGAAGGGAAGCAGGCTTGTTATCCGTCCGGGACAGGATGCCATATTTATGTATAATGGTAAGGTTGAAGGCATATTTACAGACGAAGGAAGCTTTGACATAGAGTCAGATATTATTCCTTTTCTTTCAACGCTTAAGGGGTTCAAGTTCGGATTTAACAGTGGAATGCGTGCAGAGGTATTGTTTGTCAATACCAAGGAGTTCACTGTCAAATGGGGAACGAAGAATCCGGTGATGCTTGCATCACCTACACTTCCGGGAGGACTTCCGGTAAGGGCACATGGAACATTCAGCTTTAAAGTATCTGATTATATGTGCCTCATAGATACGATTGCCGGAGTTAAGAAGCAGTTTACGGTAGAAGATGTAAGAGAGAGAGTATCTTCATCACTTGATACGCTTCTTATGACATGGCTCAGTAAAGCAGGCAGCAGTGTGATTGAACTTCAGCAGAAGTCGATTGAGATTTGCGATGGAATTAAGGGTGACCTTGATATGGAGCTATTTAAGATTGGCATATCAATAACGAACTTTACAATGGCTCCGCTCTCATATACTGAGGAAGTTGCAAGAATGACTGATAAGGCAGCTGCACAGTCAATGGTCGGTGACATGAATAAGTACAGCCAGATAGCAGTGGCAGATTCACTTGGTAATGCAAGAGGTTCCAATGCCGGAGTTGATATGGCAGGTATGCAGATAGGCATGATGATGGGGCAGCAGATGGCTAATTCGATGGCAGCCGGCATGAATATGCAGAATAATTCCGGTGTTAGCGGACAGATGGGAACACCGTCTGCGGGACCTAAGTTCTGTCCTCAATGCGGCGCACCGGTCAGCGGAGCAAAGTTCTGCCCTGAGTGTGGAACGAAGCTTCAGTAG
- the pcrA gene encoding DNA helicase PcrA has translation MSIYDTLNEQQKQGVFTTEGPVLILAGAGSGKTRVLTHRIAYLIEEQGVNPWNILAITFTNKAASEMRERVDKVVSMGAEHVWVSTFHSMCVRILRRYIDRIGYDTNFTIYDSDDQKSIVREAIKKLNIDSKTFKERAVLSAISAAKDNLESPQDMREAAGSDYNLSTIARIYDEYQRVLKINNALDFDDLIVKTVELFLTDDDVLEYYQDRFRYIMVDEYQDTNTAQFRLVSILAGKYKNLCVVGDDDQSIYKFRGANIHNILNFEDAFPGATVIKLEQNYRSTQNILNAANNVIANNIGRKQKTLWTDNGDGEKVHFTTYDDAYAESYGVASTISAKVTDGWNYNDCAILYRTNAQSRALEEKLVQSNIPYKIYGGVNFYQRKEIKDILAYLKTIDNGKDSQAVKRIINVPKRGIGATTINKVQEYADERGISFFDALMRADEITTLGRSASKLKPFITYICALRAKVQSLSLEQLVEDMLEEIRYREYLLDGDTPEEVAAREENIDELINKIVTYEEECEDDKPTLSGFLEEVALVADIDNLDENSNHVMLMTIHSAKGLEFPIVFMTGMEDGLFPSYMSIVSEDRDALEEERRLCYVGITRAKKELYLSSARIRMVRGETQYNKVSRFIKEIPDELMAVSGETSFDKRKEKAEEPKPAHSRRAASFMSTAYSSAMGSYISNASNAKPNTKVGFGREFSSDIFDLEKKKGLSYGVGDRVLHARFGMGTVAGIVEGARDYEVSVDFDEFGRKKLLAGFAKLKKS, from the coding sequence ATGAGTATTTACGATACATTGAATGAACAGCAGAAACAGGGAGTCTTCACAACGGAAGGTCCTGTACTGATACTTGCGGGAGCAGGTTCGGGTAAGACAAGAGTACTTACACACAGGATTGCATACCTGATTGAGGAGCAGGGAGTTAATCCGTGGAACATTCTTGCAATAACATTTACCAACAAGGCAGCATCTGAGATGCGTGAGCGTGTTGATAAGGTTGTGAGCATGGGAGCAGAACATGTGTGGGTAAGCACATTTCACTCTATGTGTGTAAGAATTCTGAGAAGATATATAGACAGAATCGGATATGATACCAATTTTACAATATATGATTCGGATGACCAGAAGAGTATTGTAAGAGAGGCAATAAAAAAGCTGAATATCGACAGCAAGACTTTCAAGGAAAGAGCTGTGCTTAGCGCAATCTCAGCAGCTAAGGATAATCTTGAATCTCCGCAGGATATGCGGGAAGCGGCGGGAAGTGATTATAACCTTTCGACTATCGCCAGGATATATGATGAGTATCAGCGTGTACTTAAGATTAATAATGCTCTTGATTTTGATGATCTTATAGTTAAGACGGTTGAACTCTTCCTGACGGATGATGATGTGCTGGAATATTATCAGGACAGATTCCGCTATATAATGGTTGATGAGTATCAGGACACCAATACGGCTCAGTTCAGGCTTGTCAGCATTCTTGCCGGGAAGTATAAGAACCTTTGTGTCGTAGGTGATGATGATCAGTCAATCTATAAGTTCAGAGGTGCTAATATACATAATATCCTGAATTTTGAAGATGCATTTCCGGGGGCAACGGTAATCAAGCTTGAGCAGAATTACCGTTCAACCCAGAATATTCTTAATGCTGCCAATAATGTAATTGCCAACAATATCGGAAGAAAGCAGAAGACGTTGTGGACAGATAACGGTGACGGCGAAAAGGTGCATTTTACAACATATGATGATGCGTATGCCGAGAGCTATGGAGTAGCATCAACAATAAGCGCCAAGGTCACAGACGGCTGGAATTATAATGACTGCGCTATTCTTTACAGGACTAATGCACAGTCGAGAGCGCTGGAAGAGAAGCTTGTACAGTCTAATATCCCTTATAAGATATATGGCGGGGTTAATTTTTATCAGCGCAAAGAGATTAAGGATATTCTCGCTTATCTTAAGACAATTGATAATGGCAAAGACAGTCAGGCCGTGAAGAGAATTATAAATGTACCTAAGCGCGGTATAGGTGCTACAACAATTAACAAAGTCCAGGAGTATGCGGATGAGCGTGGAATAAGTTTTTTTGATGCGCTTATGAGGGCTGATGAGATTACCACTCTTGGAAGGTCAGCGTCAAAGCTTAAGCCGTTTATAACTTATATATGTGCACTCAGGGCTAAGGTACAGTCGCTGTCTTTGGAACAGCTTGTTGAGGATATGCTTGAGGAGATAAGGTACAGAGAATATCTTCTTGACGGAGATACACCTGAGGAAGTTGCAGCAAGGGAAGAGAATATTGATGAACTTATCAATAAGATTGTGACATATGAAGAGGAGTGCGAAGATGACAAGCCAACGCTGTCCGGATTTCTCGAGGAAGTTGCACTTGTTGCTGATATTGATAATCTTGATGAGAACAGTAATCACGTTATGCTGATGACGATTCACAGTGCCAAGGGACTTGAATTTCCGATTGTATTTATGACAGGAATGGAAGATGGGCTTTTTCCGAGCTATATGTCGATTGTGTCTGAGGACCGGGATGCATTGGAAGAAGAGCGAAGGCTCTGTTATGTCGGAATTACCAGAGCCAAGAAGGAGCTTTACCTTAGCAGTGCCAGAATAAGAATGGTGAGAGGAGAGACACAGTATAACAAAGTGTCCCGTTTTATCAAAGAGATTCCTGATGAACTGATGGCTGTGTCAGGTGAGACAAGCTTTGACAAGAGAAAAGAAAAGGCAGAAGAACCTAAACCGGCACACAGCAGGCGTGCTGCTTCATTTATGTCGACAGCATATTCTTCAGCGATGGGCTCATATATAAGCAATGCAAGTAATGCCAAACCTAATACAAAGGTGGGATTCGGCAGGGAATTTTCTTCTGACATATTCGACCTTGAGAAAAAGAAAGGGCTCTCATACGGAGTTGGCGACCGTGTATTGCATGCCAGGTTTGGAATGGGAACGGTTGCAGGAATTGTTGAAGGTGCACGTGATTACGAAGTCAGTGTTGATTTTGATGAGTTCGGACGTAAGAAGCTCCTTGCAGGATTTGCCAAGCTGAAAAAATCATAA
- a CDS encoding DUF4366 domain-containing protein, with the protein MNINKIEDLVSLSKLGDLIHKGELEQKKEEEKKCCNAVVIALAVVGAVAAIAAIAYAVYRYFTPDYLDDYEDDFEDEDFGDEDFEDEEVPLTEK; encoded by the coding sequence ATGAATATTAATAAAATTGAAGATCTTGTATCACTCAGCAAGCTTGGAGATCTTATTCACAAGGGTGAGTTAGAACAGAAGAAGGAAGAAGAGAAGAAGTGCTGTAACGCAGTTGTTATTGCACTTGCAGTTGTCGGAGCTGTAGCAGCGATTGCTGCAATTGCATATGCTGTATACAGATACTTCACACCTGATTATCTTGATGATTACGAAGATGATTTTGAGGATGAAGACTTCGGAGATGAAGACTTTGAAGATGAAGAGGTTCCGCTTACTGAGAAGTAA
- the rlmD gene encoding 23S rRNA (uracil(1939)-C(5))-methyltransferase RlmD has translation MKKGEVYTGTVERVDFPNKGIVRVDGQEKPVIVKNVIPGQKVSFSICKSRGERYEGRLLEVEEKSPLESVPACEHFGVCGGCIFQTMDYNEQLKMKASQVKKLLDDVIRTDYEFEGIKASPDVTGYRNKMEYTFGDEFKDGPLALGLHKRSSMYDIVTCDGCLLVDEDYDRILNCVHEHMSRAGLPFFHKVTHKGYLRHLLVRKAVKTGDILIDLITTTQMEYSLDALADELKALDLKGHITGFLHTYNDSVADAIKNERTEIVFGQDFFYEELLGLTFRITPFSFFQTNSLGAEVLYSTAREYIGTTKDKTVFDLYSGTGTIAQLMAPVAKKVIGVEIVEEAVVAARENAAHNGLTQCEFIAGDVLKVIDDIKDKPDIIILDPPRDGIHPKALPKILSYGVDHIVYISCKASSLARDLVTIQDMGYSVEKACCVDMFPMTGNVETVVLLSKGEVDSKKIRVEFSLEDMDMSEFQDGATYPQIKEYVLEHTGLKVSNLYISQIKRKCGIGVGKNYNLPKSEDSRQPQCPPEKEKAIREAFKYFGMI, from the coding sequence ATGAAAAAAGGTGAAGTGTATACAGGAACAGTCGAGCGTGTTGACTTTCCCAACAAAGGAATTGTAAGAGTTGACGGTCAGGAAAAGCCGGTAATCGTGAAGAATGTTATACCGGGGCAGAAGGTAAGCTTTTCCATATGTAAGAGCCGTGGTGAAAGGTATGAGGGCAGGCTTCTTGAAGTTGAAGAGAAGTCTCCTCTTGAAAGTGTACCGGCATGTGAACATTTTGGTGTCTGCGGCGGATGCATTTTTCAGACAATGGATTACAATGAGCAGCTTAAGATGAAAGCATCCCAGGTTAAGAAGCTGCTGGATGATGTTATCAGAACGGATTATGAATTTGAAGGAATTAAGGCAAGCCCTGATGTTACCGGATACCGCAATAAGATGGAGTATACATTTGGGGATGAATTCAAGGACGGGCCTCTGGCACTTGGCCTTCACAAAAGAAGCAGCATGTATGACATTGTGACATGTGATGGCTGTCTTCTTGTTGATGAGGATTATGACAGAATTCTTAATTGTGTGCATGAACACATGTCTCGCGCCGGACTTCCGTTTTTCCACAAAGTTACCCATAAGGGATATCTCAGACATCTGCTTGTGAGAAAAGCAGTTAAGACGGGGGACATTCTGATTGATCTTATAACAACAACCCAGATGGAATACTCTCTTGATGCTCTTGCGGATGAATTGAAAGCACTTGACCTTAAAGGACATATTACAGGCTTCCTGCATACATATAATGACAGTGTCGCTGATGCTATCAAGAATGAGCGCACTGAGATTGTGTTCGGACAGGATTTCTTCTATGAGGAGCTTCTCGGACTCACATTCCGTATCACGCCGTTTTCATTTTTCCAGACCAATTCTCTTGGAGCGGAAGTTCTCTATTCTACTGCCAGAGAGTATATCGGTACAACGAAGGATAAGACTGTGTTCGATCTCTACAGCGGAACCGGTACAATAGCACAGCTTATGGCACCGGTGGCTAAGAAGGTAATCGGTGTTGAGATAGTTGAGGAGGCGGTTGTGGCTGCACGTGAGAATGCGGCACACAATGGCCTTACGCAGTGTGAGTTCATTGCAGGCGATGTACTGAAGGTCATTGATGACATCAAGGACAAGCCGGATATAATAATTCTTGACCCACCCCGTGACGGAATTCATCCTAAGGCACTTCCAAAGATTCTGTCTTACGGCGTTGACCACATCGTCTACATTTCCTGCAAGGCATCATCACTCGCAAGAGACCTTGTGACGATACAGGATATGGGTTACAGCGTGGAGAAAGCGTGTTGTGTGGATATGTTTCCTATGACTGGGAATGTGGAGACAGTTGTCTTGCTTTCCAAGGGTGAGGTCGACTCGAAAAAGATTCGGGTTGAGTTCTCTTTGGAAGATATGGATATGTCCGAATTTCAGGATGGGGCAACCTATCCGCAGATCAAGGAGTATGTGTTGGAGCATACCGGGTTAAAGGTATCCAACCTCTATATCTCACAGATTAAACGAAAATGTGGGATTGGGGTTGGTAAGAACTATAATCTGCCGAAGTCCGAGGATTCCAGACAGCCCCAGTGTCCACCGGAAAAAGAGAAAGCAATCCGAGAAGCATTCAAATATTTTGGGATGATCTAA
- a CDS encoding DUF6061 family protein, protein MDRLISCEFNMDNACVELKFLDGSMIAIDTIAVENEVADNMYQRSELDYLIYNDPIGYADLVLNGNPEIYLKTVTECKLLD, encoded by the coding sequence ATGGATAGGTTGATTTCTTGTGAGTTCAACATGGATAATGCCTGTGTGGAACTGAAATTCTTAGATGGCAGTATGATTGCTATTGATACAATAGCCGTGGAGAATGAGGTTGCTGACAATATGTATCAGCGGTCAGAGCTGGACTATCTAATCTACAATGACCCGATTGGATATGCAGACCTTGTTTTGAACGGAAACCCCGAAATTTATCTAAAAACTGTAACTGAATGTAAACTCTTAGATTAA